The Enterococcus sp. 7F3_DIV0205 genome has a window encoding:
- a CDS encoding lytic polysaccharide monooxygenase: MKKTMLKAVLTLSLLAGGLSVSATVTHAHGYVSSPGSRAYFGSSQGGKINKNVGRAEWEPQSIETTKNTFIPGKLASAGVSGFEPLDVQTADLWHKTDITTGPLAINWTLTARHRTSTWDYYMTKQGWNPNQPLDIKNFDLIGRVDDKATIPEASVNHTITVPSDHKGYHVIYAVWNVYDTTNAFYQAIDVNVK; this comes from the coding sequence ATGAAAAAAACAATGCTCAAAGCAGTACTTACACTTAGTTTATTAGCTGGAGGTTTATCTGTTTCAGCTACTGTCACCCATGCGCATGGATATGTTTCATCACCAGGAAGCCGCGCTTATTTCGGCAGTAGTCAAGGTGGAAAAATAAATAAAAATGTTGGCCGTGCTGAATGGGAACCTCAAAGTATTGAAACAACTAAAAACACTTTTATTCCAGGAAAATTAGCGAGTGCAGGTGTTAGTGGATTTGAGCCATTGGATGTTCAAACAGCTGATCTTTGGCATAAAACAGATATTACAACAGGCCCACTTGCAATCAACTGGACTTTAACTGCTCGTCATAGAACTTCTACGTGGGATTACTATATGACGAAGCAAGGTTGGAATCCAAATCAGCCTTTAGATATTAAAAATTTTGATTTGATCGGCCGTGTTGATGACAAAGCAACAATCCCAGAAGCTTCTGTCAACCATACGATTACCGTTCCTAGTGACCATAAAGGGTATCATGTGATTTATGCTGTTTGGAATGTTTATGATACGACAAATGCTTTTTATCAAGCAATCGACGTCAACGTCAAATAA
- a CDS encoding helix-turn-helix domain-containing protein, with protein sequence MRIKGDIIRTVRKQKKLSQVTLAAGICTQGTVSNIENKNVCDSLEILDAICKRLNLSLESVLDDNDEKKLMSLLNNVEELCNTFKHKEAHSLLKETSINVADFQNKELEVRWFYFMGITNLLGYNNTTDSLFYFYRADELGDSNSIYAILSVNSLGIVYEMANELDKAQVYYEKSIDMLKKMTIKIPIEATKVFFNTAKFYSLIKNYATAFDLASEGMLLNQTYQSLYMLDLLAYEAAFNDFMKSPDLTAPDFTSAKVFATFNNNQNLLAVIANDEKTLTR encoded by the coding sequence ATGAGAATCAAAGGAGACATCATCCGAACAGTAAGGAAACAGAAAAAATTGTCGCAAGTAACTTTGGCCGCTGGAATTTGTACACAAGGAACCGTTAGTAATATTGAAAACAAAAATGTCTGTGATAGCCTTGAGATTCTTGATGCGATATGCAAAAGATTAAATCTTAGTCTAGAAAGTGTCCTAGATGACAATGACGAAAAGAAGTTAATGTCTTTATTAAACAATGTAGAAGAACTGTGCAATACATTTAAACATAAAGAAGCTCATTCATTGCTAAAAGAAACGTCAATAAATGTTGCTGATTTCCAAAATAAAGAGTTGGAAGTTCGCTGGTTTTACTTTATGGGCATCACTAACTTACTAGGTTATAACAATACAACAGACAGTTTATTTTATTTTTATAGAGCGGATGAACTTGGTGATTCAAATTCTATTTATGCCATTCTTTCCGTCAACAGCCTGGGGATCGTATATGAAATGGCTAATGAACTAGATAAAGCCCAAGTTTATTATGAGAAATCGATCGATATGCTCAAAAAAATGACGATAAAAATACCTATTGAAGCGACTAAGGTGTTTTTCAATACCGCCAAATTTTATTCATTGATCAAAAATTATGCAACTGCTTTTGACCTGGCTTCTGAAGGGATGCTTTTAAATCAGACCTATCAATCATTGTACATGTTAGATCTTTTAGCATATGAAGCAGCTTTTAACGACTTTATGAAGTCACCCGATTTAACAGCACCTGACTTTACTAGTGCGAAAGTTTTTGCTACCTTTAATAACAATCAAAATTTATTAGCTGTGATTGCTAACGATGAAAAAACCTTAACTCGTTAG
- a CDS encoding acyl-ACP thioesterase domain-containing protein, giving the protein MAKKFTTPYEVAYYDGDITRKMTIPAMLAVVIKTSEEQSDALERGSDFVASFGLGWVITNYEIHITRLPKVGENLSITTQAIAYNKYFCYRNFWIHDEQGNECVLIKSTFVLMDKENRKMSSVLPEIIEPYESEKIKKIYRSEKIEKVESGDFLPYRVRYFDIDGNQHVNNAIYFNWLLDVLGYDFLSTHEPTFINVKFDKEVEYGQVVESHYEMLEGEEGITTRHEIRIDGQTYCEANMKWKKS; this is encoded by the coding sequence ATGGCAAAAAAATTTACGACCCCGTATGAAGTTGCCTATTATGATGGCGATATTACAAGAAAAATGACAATTCCAGCAATGCTAGCTGTTGTGATCAAGACATCTGAAGAACAAAGCGATGCCTTAGAACGTGGTTCTGATTTTGTTGCTTCGTTTGGACTTGGCTGGGTTATTACCAATTATGAGATCCATATCACGCGTTTACCTAAAGTTGGAGAAAACCTCTCTATTACGACGCAAGCAATCGCGTATAATAAATATTTTTGTTACCGAAATTTTTGGATTCATGATGAACAAGGAAACGAATGTGTGTTGATCAAGTCGACTTTTGTCTTGATGGATAAAGAAAATCGCAAAATGAGCAGTGTTCTTCCTGAAATCATCGAGCCGTATGAAAGTGAAAAAATCAAGAAAATTTATCGTAGTGAAAAAATCGAAAAAGTGGAATCAGGGGACTTTTTACCCTATCGTGTTCGTTATTTTGATATTGATGGGAACCAGCATGTTAATAATGCAATCTACTTTAATTGGTTGCTAGATGTGTTAGGTTATGATTTTCTAAGTACACACGAGCCGACATTTATTAATGTGAAATTTGATAAAGAAGTGGAATATGGTCAGGTAGTAGAGAGCCATTATGAAATGCTTGAAGGTGAAGAAGGAATAACAACACGGCATGAAATTCGAATCGATGGTCAAACCTATTGTGAAGCTAATATGAAATGGAAAAAAAGCTAA
- a CDS encoding DUF72 domain-containing protein → MIRLGLTSFNEHDKLTGKKRSTLYEYAGYLPLVEMDTAYYGIPKQESVREWTKSVPDGFRFVMKVYSGISCQGEWQQYYQNEEEMIEAFLTSMTPMIESGKLFAFLIQFSGTFACTKENVQYLGKIRRWFADLPIAIELRNGSWYTAKYIKQTLSFMKNNEFSLVVVDEPQIPTNPVPFFPYVTNDQFVLFRFHGRNAAGWMANDKDWRKKRTLYRYNSEEIADLSEAVEKLSREAKEVGVIFNNNSGGDAAGNLLEMKAALNLQYENLNPKQMGLF, encoded by the coding sequence ATGATTCGTTTAGGTTTGACTTCTTTTAATGAACATGACAAGTTAACTGGAAAAAAGCGTTCTACTTTATATGAATACGCAGGTTATTTACCTTTGGTTGAGATGGACACAGCCTATTACGGCATTCCCAAACAAGAATCTGTTAGAGAATGGACTAAATCGGTTCCAGATGGCTTTCGTTTTGTGATGAAAGTCTATAGTGGGATCAGCTGTCAAGGCGAGTGGCAGCAGTATTATCAAAACGAAGAAGAAATGATTGAGGCATTTCTGACAAGTATGACGCCTATGATCGAAAGTGGTAAACTTTTTGCATTTCTGATTCAATTTTCTGGAACGTTTGCATGCACAAAGGAAAACGTTCAGTATTTGGGAAAAATTCGCCGCTGGTTTGCTGATCTGCCAATTGCGATAGAATTACGAAATGGTTCTTGGTATACCGCAAAATACATTAAACAAACACTGTCATTTATGAAAAACAATGAATTTTCATTAGTTGTGGTCGATGAACCGCAAATTCCTACAAATCCAGTGCCATTTTTCCCTTATGTTACGAATGATCAATTTGTCTTGTTCCGATTTCATGGACGTAACGCTGCTGGGTGGATGGCAAATGACAAGGATTGGCGTAAAAAGCGCACCTTATATCGCTATAACTCAGAGGAAATCGCAGATTTAAGTGAAGCTGTGGAAAAATTATCTCGTGAAGCCAAAGAAGTCGGTGTGATTTTTAACAATAATTCTGGCGGTGATGCGGCAGGCAACTTGCTGGAAATGAAAGCGGCATTGAATTTACAATATGAGAATTTAAACCCCAAACAAATGGGACTGTTTTAA
- a CDS encoding Cof-type HAD-IIB family hydrolase, which produces MIKAIFFDIDGTLVDKNSKALISTKKAIAQAQAQGIICGVATGRGPVHLSKQIDELNLDVFVVYNGQLVYTEEETIRSAHFSDETLRRIVSFSDHYHRQIMFGSRSSLEGSSLMRFGQNKWAKKIVRFLPKYFPANFVKNLISRFSIHRKAQRYFDLDVLKEPIYQCVLLSPKSEEQALREQLPNCHITRSNPYTVDIIPAGGSKLVGIKKCVDYYGISLDEVMAFGDSWNDIEMLAGVGIGVAMGNAEKEVKEAAKYVTTTNEKEGIYQALLHYDIID; this is translated from the coding sequence ATGATTAAAGCTATTTTCTTTGATATCGACGGCACTTTGGTGGATAAAAACAGCAAAGCTTTGATATCTACTAAAAAAGCAATTGCTCAAGCTCAGGCGCAAGGAATCATTTGTGGAGTAGCAACAGGTCGAGGACCTGTTCATTTAAGCAAACAAATAGATGAATTGAATTTAGATGTTTTTGTTGTCTACAACGGTCAATTGGTTTATACAGAGGAAGAAACGATTCGATCAGCACATTTTTCTGATGAAACCCTAAGAAGGATTGTTTCATTTTCTGACCACTATCATCGTCAGATCATGTTTGGCTCAAGAAGTAGTCTGGAAGGTAGTTCGCTGATGCGCTTTGGCCAAAATAAATGGGCTAAAAAAATTGTCCGTTTTTTACCCAAATATTTTCCTGCGAACTTTGTCAAAAATTTAATCAGTCGCTTTTCGATTCATAGAAAAGCACAACGTTATTTTGACCTGGATGTATTGAAAGAGCCGATTTATCAATGTGTTCTTTTAAGTCCTAAATCAGAGGAACAAGCTTTAAGAGAACAATTGCCTAATTGTCATATAACGCGCTCAAATCCGTATACAGTGGATATTATTCCAGCTGGTGGTTCAAAGTTAGTTGGAATTAAAAAGTGTGTTGATTATTATGGTATTTCGCTCGATGAAGTGATGGCCTTTGGCGATAGCTGGAATGATATAGAAATGCTAGCTGGCGTCGGTATTGGTGTCGCTATGGGAAATGCAGAAAAAGAAGTAAAGGAAGCTGCAAAGTACGTGACCACAACGAATGAAAAAGAAGGAATCTATCAAGCGTTGTTGCATTATGATATTATTGACTAG
- a CDS encoding HAD family hydrolase, with protein sequence MKIDNPFEKTEAFHQKFDNRRPELPTPFSAKQASDRAGFKVEELVEFLYGSANNDPVVFKELVTQLKTSVDQAEEKVLSKEKKVEDPLVEQVDALIDLLYFTYGSFSLLGVDPTEIFSIVHEANMGKIFPDGKPHYHPVTHKVLKPNNWEADFAPEPKIKEEIKRQSEAKMNGKNS encoded by the coding sequence ATGAAAATCGATAATCCATTTGAAAAGACAGAAGCTTTTCACCAAAAGTTTGATAATAGAAGACCTGAGCTGCCAACACCATTTTCTGCCAAACAAGCGTCAGATCGAGCTGGTTTTAAAGTAGAAGAATTGGTTGAATTTCTTTATGGATCAGCGAATAATGATCCAGTTGTTTTTAAAGAACTAGTAACTCAGTTGAAAACATCTGTTGATCAGGCAGAAGAAAAAGTGCTCAGCAAGGAAAAGAAAGTAGAAGATCCCCTAGTTGAACAAGTAGATGCTTTGATTGATCTGTTATATTTTACGTATGGTTCATTCTCCTTGTTGGGTGTTGATCCGACCGAAATCTTTTCAATTGTGCATGAGGCAAATATGGGGAAAATATTTCCCGATGGAAAGCCTCACTATCATCCTGTAACACATAAAGTGTTAAAACCAAATAATTGGGAAGCTGATTTTGCGCCAGAACCAAAAATTAAAGAAGAAATAAAACGTCAGTCTGAAGCTAAAATGAACGGAAAAAATAGCTGA
- a CDS encoding ABC transporter, with translation MNKTQLLELTRVNLRYANPQVTERARKKGKSGKALTKALINQYLLSGVLFLFIYGMTMFFIDFSQMPGFFTYYVALFSILAFSQGISVIYNVFFESQDLPAYLPLPFQQSMIFTAKILVVTLTVTPFVFPMLIVFLLTGWRSGIFLPLMIILAILLFLLVLATVFAVCCLIVFGLTRTALFKKHKKLVTSLLLGISMAIAIVGIIFMNGQSSSIETGQMDRNPISVLLPLFYIVSRPLTASGLFSFVGLLGLFLVLMLAIKVLILPKLYEQLTDATTATGISRRKHKTNQNLNQLLISYNTQLLKEPNLIMQVLSNSLLMPLIFIVTFAIGGSLDLSHIDFRFVGVVFLTGIALACMTVNQTSFISNMISLDQENFNFVKTLPISMSKYMKQKFLVGLIIQSVLTGGIALIGGILFRLPILFTIILLAGALFGSYLLCLRFFARDLRFILLEWTSVNQLFTRGSGSVGLVFTMIGSIFVSLILLGIYGFAAMTFPFWPLNLSVLLLLIIVSFLWIRHFQKNFWDSFN, from the coding sequence ATGAATAAAACACAGTTATTAGAATTAACGCGAGTCAATCTACGTTATGCGAATCCTCAAGTAACAGAACGGGCTCGAAAAAAAGGGAAAAGCGGAAAGGCTTTGACGAAAGCTCTGATCAACCAGTATTTACTATCTGGCGTTTTGTTTTTATTCATCTATGGCATGACAATGTTTTTTATCGACTTCAGTCAGATGCCTGGTTTTTTTACTTATTATGTAGCCTTATTTAGTATCTTGGCTTTTTCACAAGGGATTTCGGTTATTTATAATGTCTTTTTTGAAAGTCAGGATTTACCAGCTTATTTGCCTTTGCCATTTCAACAAAGTATGATTTTTACTGCGAAAATTTTGGTAGTGACCTTAACCGTTACGCCTTTTGTCTTTCCAATGCTCATTGTATTTTTATTGACTGGATGGCGGTCTGGAATTTTTCTACCGCTCATGATTATTTTAGCAATTTTGCTCTTTTTATTAGTCTTAGCAACGGTTTTTGCAGTTTGCTGTCTGATTGTTTTCGGCTTAACCAGAACTGCACTTTTCAAAAAACACAAAAAACTTGTTACTAGTTTATTGTTAGGCATTTCAATGGCGATTGCGATTGTCGGGATTATTTTTATGAATGGGCAAAGTTCTTCTATCGAGACAGGTCAAATGGACCGTAATCCGATTTCTGTTTTACTTCCGTTATTTTATATTGTCTCTAGACCTTTGACTGCATCAGGGCTATTTAGTTTCGTTGGGTTACTTGGGTTGTTTCTAGTATTGATGCTAGCTATCAAGGTGTTGATCTTACCAAAACTTTATGAACAACTAACGGATGCAACCACTGCTACAGGTATAAGTCGCCGTAAACACAAAACGAATCAAAATTTAAATCAATTGCTTATAAGTTATAATACGCAATTATTGAAAGAACCAAATTTAATTATGCAAGTTTTATCGAATTCTTTGCTGATGCCCTTGATCTTCATCGTAACATTTGCAATCGGTGGATCCTTAGATTTGAGTCATATCGATTTTCGTTTTGTCGGTGTAGTTTTTTTAACTGGTATTGCTCTAGCTTGTATGACGGTCAATCAGACTTCTTTTATCAGTAATATGATTTCTCTCGATCAAGAAAACTTTAATTTTGTAAAGACTTTGCCTATTTCGATGTCTAAATATATGAAACAAAAGTTTTTGGTTGGCTTAATCATTCAATCTGTATTAACTGGTGGTATTGCATTGATTGGAGGGATTTTATTCCGATTACCGATCCTGTTTACTATCATTTTATTGGCAGGGGCACTGTTTGGCAGTTATCTGCTCTGTTTACGTTTTTTTGCCAGAGACCTTCGCTTTATCTTGTTGGAGTGGACAAGTGTCAATCAATTGTTTACTCGTGGTTCTGGAAGTGTAGGATTAGTCTTTACAATGATTGGCTCAATTTTTGTAAGTTTGATTCTTTTAGGCATTTATGGTTTTGCTGCCATGACTTTCCCCTTTTGGCCGCTTAATTTAAGTGTTTTGTTGCTCTTAATCATTGTGAGTTTTCTATGGATAAGACATTTTCAAAAAAACTTTTGGGATTCATTCAATTAA